In Methylovirgula sp., a single genomic region encodes these proteins:
- a CDS encoding ABC transporter permease — MVRRQWHGVSLRFAAPLIGLLLLLAIWALGGWVLTQSPQGTAFAGFAPRPTFVSLARMIANGSLWQAFVPSIRRIGLGLAFAILIGAPVGVLVGHSAIFRQLTHVPFQLLRMISPLAWMPIAILAFPTWEGAIVFLIAAASVWPIIFATANGLQKLDPDWFKLAKNLGARPWNLLTIVILPAILQDILVGIRLALGVAWIVLVPAEYLGVTSGLGYAINDARDTLEYDRLAAFIVAIGVIGFALDGILLLLIRRVRWNSSS; from the coding sequence ATCGTAAGGCGCCAATGGCATGGGGTTTCCCTTCGCTTCGCAGCGCCGTTGATCGGGCTGTTGCTGCTTCTGGCGATTTGGGCGCTCGGCGGTTGGGTGCTGACGCAAAGTCCACAAGGCACGGCTTTCGCAGGCTTCGCGCCGCGTCCGACGTTTGTCAGCCTCGCGCGCATGATCGCGAACGGCTCCTTGTGGCAAGCATTTGTACCAAGCATCCGCCGGATCGGCCTCGGCCTCGCTTTTGCAATTTTGATCGGTGCGCCGGTCGGTGTTCTTGTCGGCCACAGCGCGATCTTCCGGCAGCTTACCCATGTCCCGTTTCAATTGTTACGGATGATCAGCCCGCTTGCCTGGATGCCCATTGCGATCCTGGCGTTTCCAACCTGGGAAGGTGCCATTGTCTTTCTGATCGCGGCCGCCTCCGTCTGGCCGATCATCTTCGCCACGGCGAACGGGCTGCAGAAACTCGATCCTGACTGGTTCAAACTTGCAAAGAACCTCGGCGCCAGGCCGTGGAACCTGCTGACAATCGTAATTCTGCCGGCCATTCTGCAGGATATTCTTGTCGGCATCCGGCTGGCGCTGGGCGTCGCCTGGATCGTCCTCGTTCCCGCCGAATATCTCGGCGTGACGAGCGGCCTCGGCTACGCGATCAACGACGCGCGCGACACGCTCGAATATGACCGGCTCGCCGCGTTCATTGTGGCCATTGGCGTCATCGGCTTCGCGCTTGACGGCATTCTGCTGCTGCTGATCCGGCGCGTCCGCTGGAACAGCTCTTCTTGA
- a CDS encoding ABC transporter substrate-binding protein: MCQYCNNLDYHATPNVPQSFTRRRTLDVLAAGGLATLLGTMPRQARAATTPDEPVRIGYLPITDATALLVAHAKGFFQDEGLNVEKPVLVRGWAPLVEAFAAGKFNLVHLLKPVPVWMRYNNHFPVKIVAWAHTNGSAIVVGGDSKIHSFADFGGKQIAVPFWYSMHNIVLQLALRQAGITPVIRPQGAPLAPHECNLQTLPPPDMPAALAARKIDGYTVAEPFNAMGEIAIHARILRFTGDMWKNHPCCVVCMHEADTVQRPEWSQKILNAIVRAEIYASQHKVEVATLLSRDGAGYLPMPAPVVTRAMTLYTQNAEYLSDGAIEHPQWHNGRIDFQPWPYPTATTLIVEEMKKTLVAGDRTFLDKLDPAFVTKDLVNYDFVRAALKLHPEWKTDPSVNAADPFARHEVLAL, translated from the coding sequence GTGTGCCAGTATTGCAATAATTTGGATTACCACGCCACGCCGAATGTGCCGCAATCATTTACGCGACGGCGGACGCTGGACGTGCTTGCCGCCGGCGGACTCGCAACGTTGCTCGGCACGATGCCGCGGCAAGCGCGCGCCGCAACGACGCCGGACGAGCCGGTCCGTATCGGCTACCTGCCGATCACTGATGCGACCGCACTGCTCGTCGCCCATGCTAAAGGTTTCTTTCAGGACGAAGGACTGAACGTCGAGAAGCCGGTTCTGGTGCGCGGCTGGGCGCCGCTTGTCGAGGCATTTGCCGCCGGCAAGTTCAACCTCGTACATCTGCTGAAGCCGGTGCCGGTCTGGATGCGCTACAACAATCACTTCCCGGTCAAGATCGTGGCCTGGGCGCATACGAACGGGTCCGCCATCGTTGTCGGCGGCGACAGCAAGATCCATAGCTTCGCCGATTTTGGCGGCAAGCAGATCGCAGTACCGTTCTGGTATTCGATGCATAATATCGTGCTGCAATTGGCGCTGCGACAGGCGGGGATCACGCCGGTCATCCGGCCGCAGGGCGCACCGCTCGCACCGCACGAATGCAATCTGCAAACGCTGCCGCCGCCCGATATGCCGGCGGCGCTCGCGGCCCGTAAAATTGACGGCTATACGGTCGCCGAACCCTTCAATGCGATGGGCGAGATCGCTATTCACGCGCGCATCCTGCGCTTTACCGGCGATATGTGGAAGAACCACCCGTGTTGCGTCGTCTGCATGCACGAGGCCGATACGGTCCAGCGGCCGGAATGGTCGCAGAAGATTCTGAATGCCATCGTTCGCGCTGAAATCTATGCCTCACAACACAAGGTCGAGGTTGCCACTCTGCTGTCGCGCGATGGCGCTGGTTATCTGCCGATGCCCGCGCCCGTCGTGACGCGAGCGATGACGCTCTACACGCAAAATGCCGAATATTTGAGTGATGGGGCGATCGAGCATCCGCAATGGCACAACGGCCGGATCGACTTTCAGCCGTGGCCCTATCCAACGGCGACGACGCTGATTGTGGAAGAGATGAAAAAAACGCTCGTCGCCGGAGACCGGACGTTTCTCGACAAGCTCGACCCCGCTTTCGTCACCAAGGACTTGGTGAACTACGATTTCGTCCGCGCCGCGCTGAAGCTCCATCCTGAATGGAAGACGGACCCGAGCGTCAATGCCGCTGATCCCTTTGCTCGTCACGAGGTTCTGGCACTGTGA
- a CDS encoding acyl-CoA dehydrogenase family protein: MAIGLHADQTVETGVFARVRAIAARELRPRVRDIDAGTYPADVLRRLGGAGVFAHHTSAGGGADLEAAIEAMAIVGEECLATAFCAWCQDALVWYIANTENAELRDALLPSVSNGEILGGTGLSNPMKALSGIEALRLRGARVAGGWRVNGLLPWVSNLGDGHLFGICFAGEGDRLVMALARCSDEGVTTRQNAHFIALEGTATLSVLFRDAFIPDSMVLADPAEPFVRRIRAGFILLQTGMALGLVRGAIALVRESDSICGDVNAYLPDRPDDLQRKAVRLGDEIDVLARTPYKTDPAYLRAVLQVRLHGSELSLAAAQSAMLHAGARGYIAGSVASRKLREAYFVAIVTPAMKHLRKDIASLGNERKENDS; this comes from the coding sequence ATGGCCATTGGGCTGCACGCAGATCAAACGGTAGAAACGGGCGTCTTTGCACGCGTTCGCGCCATCGCCGCGCGTGAACTACGTCCGCGCGTGCGCGACATCGATGCGGGAACCTATCCGGCAGATGTGCTGCGCAGGCTGGGCGGCGCGGGCGTTTTCGCACATCACACCTCCGCCGGCGGCGGCGCCGATCTCGAAGCTGCGATCGAAGCGATGGCCATCGTCGGTGAGGAATGCCTTGCGACCGCGTTTTGCGCCTGGTGTCAGGACGCGCTCGTCTGGTACATCGCGAATACCGAAAACGCCGAACTCCGCGACGCCTTGCTACCAAGCGTCTCGAATGGCGAGATCCTCGGCGGCACGGGCCTTTCCAATCCGATGAAGGCTTTGTCCGGCATCGAAGCGCTGCGGCTGCGTGGCGCGCGTGTGGCGGGTGGCTGGCGCGTCAACGGGCTGCTGCCTTGGGTCTCCAATCTCGGCGACGGACATCTGTTCGGTATCTGCTTTGCTGGCGAAGGCGATCGGCTCGTGATGGCGCTGGCGCGCTGTAGCGATGAGGGGGTGACGACGCGCCAAAATGCACACTTTATCGCTTTGGAGGGGACGGCGACCCTGTCCGTGCTCTTTCGCGACGCCTTCATTCCGGATTCAATGGTGCTCGCCGATCCGGCCGAGCCGTTCGTCCGGCGCATTCGTGCGGGATTCATCCTCTTGCAAACCGGCATGGCGCTTGGCCTCGTCCGCGGCGCCATCGCGCTGGTGCGTGAGAGCGACAGCATTTGCGGAGACGTCAACGCGTATCTGCCGGATCGCCCCGACGACTTGCAACGCAAGGCCGTGCGGCTCGGGGATGAAATCGACGTTCTGGCGCGAACGCCTTACAAGACCGATCCCGCCTATCTGCGGGCAGTGTTGCAAGTGCGGCTGCACGGTTCTGAACTGTCGCTCGCGGCAGCCCAATCGGCGATGCTGCACGCGGGAGCGCGCGGCTACATCGCGGGCTCGGTGGCGAGTCGGAAGCTACGCGAAGCCTATTTCGTCGCGATCGTCACGCCGGCCATGAAACACTTGCGCAAGGACATCGCCAGCCTTGGAAATGAGCGCAAAGAGAACGACAGCTGA
- a CDS encoding ATP-binding cassette domain-containing protein, with translation MTKLRGTIRLDNVSHRYPRRPLTLDRLTLRIGSGERVALLGRSGCGKSTLLQIVSGLLQPTNGEVQIDGTPVSGPSPRWNLMFQKPLLLPWLDVAGNVALGLRFAGRSKEAPARVAQMLDIVGLHGYGARPVTELSGGQQQRVALARSLATDPEILLLDEPYASLDAVTRAALRAEVRAIAGELGLTLLLVTHDVDDALDLAERIIVMAPNPGRLIADVILASTPAGGLRTHLLGLLENDRETAGETLSVPVLQ, from the coding sequence ATGACGAAGCTACGCGGCACCATCCGACTCGACAATGTCAGCCATCGCTACCCGCGCAGGCCCCTGACGCTGGATCGCCTGACATTGCGGATCGGCTCCGGCGAACGCGTCGCGCTGCTTGGGCGCAGCGGCTGCGGCAAGTCCACGCTCCTGCAGATCGTAAGCGGTCTCCTCCAGCCAACGAATGGCGAGGTTCAGATCGATGGCACGCCTGTCTCCGGCCCGTCACCGCGCTGGAATCTGATGTTTCAGAAACCGCTGCTTTTGCCGTGGCTCGACGTTGCGGGGAATGTCGCGCTCGGCCTGCGTTTCGCCGGTCGCTCGAAAGAGGCCCCGGCGCGAGTAGCGCAAATGCTCGATATTGTGGGGCTGCATGGCTACGGCGCGCGTCCGGTCACGGAATTGTCCGGCGGCCAGCAACAGCGTGTCGCCTTGGCGCGATCGCTGGCGACCGATCCAGAAATCCTTTTGCTCGACGAACCTTATGCATCTCTCGACGCTGTGACGCGTGCCGCGTTGCGCGCCGAAGTACGCGCGATTGCCGGCGAGCTTGGCCTCACGCTGCTGCTCGTCACCCATGATGTGGACGACGCGCTCGATCTTGCCGAACGCATCATCGTCATGGCGCCAAATCCGGGCCGGCTGATCGCCGACGTCATTTTGGCGTCAACGCCGGCAGGCGGCTTACGCACCCATCTTTTGGGGCTTCTGGAAAATGACCGCGAAACTGCGGGGGAGACATTAAGTGTGCCAGTATTGCAATAA
- a CDS encoding OsmC family protein, translating to MSDIESPPRTGCLAPIDKDGLQQLIEKGKANPGAVRTLKCRTVTEGRFRQLNFVRNLPAHVIDEPPGLLGDDTAPNPSEALLAALGSCLAVGIHANAVAQNITVHKLELELEADINITSVWGTGDVSPKPVGFEAVRVNVHFDADAPKETLDALVAHATLWSPVANTYTKPVALTVERID from the coding sequence ATGTCCGATATCGAGTCCCCGCCGCGCACCGGTTGCCTCGCGCCGATCGACAAAGATGGTCTTCAACAGCTCATCGAAAAGGGCAAAGCCAATCCGGGCGCAGTCCGGACCTTGAAATGCCGGACAGTGACCGAAGGACGCTTCCGCCAATTGAACTTCGTGCGCAATCTGCCCGCGCATGTGATCGACGAGCCGCCGGGCCTGCTCGGCGACGATACCGCGCCCAACCCGTCGGAGGCGCTGCTCGCGGCGCTGGGGTCTTGCCTCGCGGTCGGCATTCACGCCAACGCCGTGGCGCAAAATATAACCGTCCACAAACTCGAACTTGAGCTCGAAGCGGACATCAACATCACCTCCGTCTGGGGCACCGGAGACGTCTCGCCGAAGCCGGTCGGCTTCGAGGCGGTGCGCGTCAACGTCCACTTCGATGCAGATGCGCCCAAGGAAACGCTTGATGCGCTCGTCGCTCATGCCACGCTTTGGTCGCCGGTGGCGAACACTTACACCAAACCTGTCGCGCTCACCGTCGAGCGGATCGATTGA
- a CDS encoding aromatic ring-hydroxylating dioxygenase subunit alpha has product MLEQTSAAKAAAPLDLRKIGAQADHWYPLAWSREVKTGRPFAGSFAGEPIVLIRPKEGAVFALEDRCAHRQVPLSKGVVNGNVVRCGYHGWSYNSEGHCVDVPYLGKGKLPNGVRAYPCHEIDGIIFIWPGSATPDAPPTKIGAGGDKSYKTRRFGEVVACHFTFMHENLMDMNHQFLHRSTTGKVYPRYLDRRVGDDWMEVDYSFMRPDEKPPLGEAVIVGAIRGQSDKAQDLMTVRTEYPHQTLKFWTSEGDPVLDVWLGYTPVDKEQRSNRTFISLSVRRPKIPFLLDVVWPIMAMFTNRVFREDREVVEMEQAAHDSQGSDWNQEVFPPIQDLRALLAANGQIIAPPATPAETN; this is encoded by the coding sequence ATGCTTGAACAAACGTCTGCGGCTAAGGCGGCGGCCCCCCTCGATCTCCGCAAGATCGGCGCGCAGGCCGACCATTGGTATCCGCTTGCCTGGTCCCGCGAGGTGAAAACCGGGCGGCCGTTCGCCGGGAGTTTCGCGGGCGAGCCGATCGTACTCATCCGCCCCAAGGAGGGCGCCGTTTTCGCGCTGGAAGACCGGTGCGCGCACCGGCAGGTGCCGCTGTCGAAGGGCGTCGTAAACGGCAATGTCGTCCGATGCGGCTATCACGGCTGGAGCTACAATTCGGAAGGCCATTGCGTCGACGTTCCTTACTTGGGTAAGGGCAAATTGCCGAACGGCGTGCGAGCCTACCCTTGCCACGAAATCGATGGAATCATCTTCATCTGGCCGGGTTCAGCAACGCCGGATGCGCCGCCCACGAAGATTGGCGCGGGTGGCGATAAATCTTACAAAACGCGGCGTTTCGGCGAGGTCGTCGCATGCCATTTTACGTTCATGCATGAGAACCTCATGGACATGAACCATCAGTTTCTTCATCGCAGTACGACAGGCAAGGTTTATCCGCGTTATCTTGATCGCCGCGTCGGCGATGATTGGATGGAAGTCGATTACAGTTTCATGCGCCCGGATGAGAAGCCGCCGCTCGGCGAGGCCGTCATCGTCGGCGCGATACGCGGGCAGTCGGATAAGGCGCAGGATCTTATGACGGTCCGCACCGAATATCCGCATCAGACGCTCAAGTTCTGGACGTCCGAGGGGGATCCGGTTCTCGATGTCTGGCTCGGTTACACGCCTGTCGACAAAGAGCAAAGGTCCAACAGGACATTCATTTCATTGTCCGTGCGCCGTCCGAAAATACCGTTCCTTCTCGATGTGGTCTGGCCGATCATGGCCATGTTCACCAATCGCGTCTTCAGAGAGGATCGCGAAGTCGTCGAGATGGAACAAGCGGCGCACGACAGCCAGGGCTCCGACTGGAATCAGGAAGTTTTTCCGCCGATCCAGGATTTGCGGGCTCTACTGGCTGCCAACGGACAAATCATTGCGCCTCCGGCAACGCCGGCTGAAACAAATTGA